The Bos indicus isolate NIAB-ARS_2022 breed Sahiwal x Tharparkar chromosome 28, NIAB-ARS_B.indTharparkar_mat_pri_1.0, whole genome shotgun sequence genome has a window encoding:
- the LOC109553815 gene encoding ral guanine nucleotide dissociation stimulator-like isoform X2: protein MDSSRMENRHPPPSNSATASWAHSAAETSSRRMFSSCVSTDQGFCLRKPWRERFFRCFRRFSAQLGCLWSFTRRSPKDSSPDCRQELVHGAPCSISLREGPEPHTSNRAQGRHRGESVSTGDRNETYSVWSVRRRRLEMLVDNLVPAFLGGDPAYLPTFLGTYRAFGTTQQVLDLLFMRYGCILPYCDEDGGPLHQLKMAMASILGTWLHLYPEDFQQAPEFPCLKMLLAYVELNMPDSDLEQQARYLLAQLETLEPTEAEGHDPASAGEEALETSPDLTPTAPLMPATAPQSEQAQSPAPIQVQGLHQVNMPAPNPEPQHAHALALT, encoded by the exons ATGGATTCATCCAGGATGGAGAACAG GCACCCACCTCCTAGCAACAGCGCCACAGCCAGCTGGGCTCACTCGGCTGCAGAGACTTCATCCAGAAGGATGTTCTCCAGCTGTGTCTCGACTGACCAGGGCTTCTGCTTGAGGAAACCCTGGAGGGAGAGGTTTTTCAGATGTTTCAGGCGGTTCAGTGCTCAACTCGGATGCCTCTGGTCCTTTACCAGGAGGTCACCTAAG GACTCCTCACCAGACTGCAGACAGGAGCTGGTCCACGGAGCACCCTGCTCCATCTCCCTGCGTGAGGGACCGGAGCCCCACACCAGCAATAGAGCCCAGGGCAGGCACAGG GGGGAAAGTGTGTCCACAGGGGACAGGAATGAGACCTACAGTGTGTGGAGTGTCCGGAGACGCAGACTGGAGATGTTGGTGGACAACCTGGTGCCTGCCTTCCTGGGCGGTGACCCCGCCTACCTCCCCACATTCCTGGGCACCTACAGGGCTTTTGGCACCACCCAGCAGGTGCTGGACCTTCTCTTCATGAG GTACGGATGCATCCTCCCTTACTGCGATGAGGATGGTGGACCCCTGCACCAGCTGAAAAT GGCCATGGCCTCCATCCTGGGCACCTGGCTGCACCTTTACCCTGAGGATTTCCAGCAGGCCCCAGAATTTCCCTGCCTGAAGATGCTCCTCGCTTACGTAGAGCTCAACATGCCTGACTCAGACCTGGAGCAGCAAGCCCGCTATCTCCTGGCGCAGCTGGAGACCCTGGAGCCCACTGAGGCTGAGGGGCATG ATCCAGCATCCGCTGGAGAAGAAGCTCTGGAAACATCACCAGATCTCACGCCAACAGCACCCCTAATGCCTGCCACAGCTCCACAGTCAGAGCAAGCTCAAAGCCCAGCTCCTATTCAAGTTCAAGGTCTGCATCAAGTAAACATGCCAGCTCCAAACCCAGAGCCACAGCATGCTCATGCCCTGGCTCTCACTTAA